One segment of Mesoplodon densirostris isolate mMesDen1 chromosome 6, mMesDen1 primary haplotype, whole genome shotgun sequence DNA contains the following:
- the INIP gene encoding SOSS complex subunit C isoform X1 gives MAANPSGQGFQNKNRVAILAELDKEKRKLLMQNQSSTNHPGASIALSRPALNKDFRDHAEQQHIAAQQKAALQHAHAHSSGYFITQDSAFGNLILPVLPRLDPE, from the exons gttttcaaaacaaaaatagagttgcAATCTTGGCAGAActggacaaagaaaaaagaaaattactaatGCAGAACCAATCTTCAACAAATCATCCTGGAGCTAG CATTGCGCTCTCGAGACCCGCTCTTAACAAGGACTTCCGGGACCACGCTGAGCAGCAGCATATTGCAGCCCAGCAGAAGGCggctttgcag CATGCACATGCACATTCATCTGGATACTTCATAACGCAAGATTCTGCATTTGGGAATCTTATTCTTCCTGTTTTACCTCGCCTTGAcccagaatga
- the INIP gene encoding SOSS complex subunit C isoform X2 gives MQNQSSTNHPGASIALSRPALNKDFRDHAEQQHIAAQQKAALQHAHAHSSGYFITQDSAFGNLILPVLPRLDPE, from the exons atGCAGAACCAATCTTCAACAAATCATCCTGGAGCTAG CATTGCGCTCTCGAGACCCGCTCTTAACAAGGACTTCCGGGACCACGCTGAGCAGCAGCATATTGCAGCCCAGCAGAAGGCggctttgcag CATGCACATGCACATTCATCTGGATACTTCATAACGCAAGATTCTGCATTTGGGAATCTTATTCTTCCTGTTTTACCTCGCCTTGAcccagaatga